A stretch of Gasterosteus aculeatus chromosome 4, fGasAcu3.hap1.1, whole genome shotgun sequence DNA encodes these proteins:
- the LOC120817343 gene encoding transmembrane O-methyltransferase homolog translates to MWLVVACVPLLPAVFMVSARCRVKVASLCHGALAWALRLLRGRACAKSTHAFVFSQCTHGQADSVLQTFELYADTHPSLCIGPLTGEALDEAVRRLGPSRVLELGMHCGYSSVRVLRLLRPAGRLIAVELDPLAAELGEEVILVAGFKHSQFQVLTSSSAEAIPTLRSFLEVNQRVSDGLDLVLMDHDPAQYLPDLLALEREELLCPSGCSVLLIYGNRRARNRGDVLDWIRARPDRYSVKSELQFMTEIFYQNKSTRVDE, encoded by the exons ATGTGGCTGGTGGTCGCCTGCGTCCCGCTGCTTCCCGCCGTCTTCATGGTGAGCGCTCGCTGCCGCGTCAAAGTGGCCTCCCTGTGCCACGGGGCTCTGGCCTGGGCGCTGAGGCTGCTGCGAGGGAGAGCGTGTGCAAAGAGCACCCACGCCTTCGTGTTCTCCCAATGCACCCACGGCCAGGCCGACAGCGTCCTGCAGACCTTTGAGCTGTACGCCGACACACACCCGTCTCTCTGCATCGGCCCACTGACCG GTGAGGCGCTGGACGAAGCGGTGAGGCGGCTCGGCCCGTCCCGGGTGTTGGAGCTCGGGATGCACTGCGGCTACAGTTCAGTCCGCGTGCTGCGTCTGCTTCGCCCAGCTGGCCGGCTGATCGCGGTGGAGCTGGACCCACTGGCCGCGGAGCTCGGGGAGGAGGTCATACTTGTGGCTGGCTTCAAACACTCGCAG TTCCAGGTGCTGACATCCAGCTCGGCGGAGGCCATCCCAACTTTGCGTTCGTTTCTCGAGGTCAATCAAAGGGTCAGCGATGGGCTGGATCTGGTTCTGATGGACCACGACCCCGCGCAGTACCTCCCAGACCTGCTGGCTCTTGAGAGGGAGGAACTGCTCTGCCCGTCCGGCTGCTCCGTCCTTCTGATCTACGGCAACCGAAGAGCCAGAAATCGAGGAGATGTCCTGGATTGGATCAGAGCGAGGCCCGACCGCTACAGCGTCAAGTCAGAACTTCAGTTCATGACGGAGATCTtctaccaaaataaaagcacgagGGTTGATGAGTGA